Proteins from a genomic interval of Equus quagga isolate Etosha38 chromosome 11, UCLA_HA_Equagga_1.0, whole genome shotgun sequence:
- the SLC2A12 gene encoding solute carrier family 2, facilitated glucose transporter member 12 isoform X3, translating into MVPVENTEGPSLLNLKGRAAEADGSDRASGRHPPRARGCGLFTLLSAVTAAVSGLLMGYELGLISGALLQIRTLLALTCHEQEMVVSSLLIGALLASLTGGVLIDRFGRRAAIILSSCLLGLGSLVLILSLSYPVLLVGRIAIGVSISLSSIATCVYIAEIAPQHRRGLLVSLNELMVVIGILFAYVSNYAFASISQGWKYMFGLVIPLGFLQAIAMYFLPPSPRFLVMRGHEEAASHVLRRLRAISDTTEELTVIKSSLKDEYQYSFWDLFRSKDNMRTRIMIGLTLVFFVQITGQPNILFYASTVLKSVGFQSNEAASLASTGVGVVKVIGTIPATLLVDHVGSKTFLCVGSSVMAASLVTMGIVNLHIHMNITSICRSHSPVNQSMEESVFYGPGNLSASNDIVREPFKEIMSPSRSSPMPTRNDMDKRREMTSASLPNAGLSQTERQLVTDPEDVPAFLKWLSLASLLVYVAAFSIGLGPIPRTELGSHLRLGGTQPETQSRTALSKENKKSFHIHGLRLSILLGFSEGI; encoded by the exons GTTGTGGCCTGTTCACCCTCCTGTCGGCTGTCACTGCTGCCGTCAGTGGCCTCCTCATGGGCTATGAACTTGGGCTCATTTCCGGGGCTCTTCTCCAGATACGGACCTTGTTAGCGCTGACCTGCCACGAGCAGGAAATGGTGGTGAGCTCCCTGCTCATCGGAGCCTTGCTGGCCTCGCTCACTGGAGGGGTCCTGATTGACAGGTTCGGCAGAAGGGCTGCCATCATCCTGTCGTCCTGCCTCCTCGGGCTCGGAAGCCTGGTCCTGATCCTCAGTCTGTCGTATCCCGTTCTTCTAGTGGGCCGCATTGCTATAGGGGTGtccatctccctctcttccaTTGCCACTTGTGTGTACATCGCGGAGATTGCCCCGCAGCACAGAAGAGGCCTTCTTGTGTCACTGAACGAGCTGATGGTTGTCATTGGCATTCTGTTTGCCTACGTTTCCAATTACGCCTTCGCCAGCATTTCCCAGGGCTGGAAGTACATGTTCGGCCTCGTCATTCCCTTGGGATTTCTACAGGCGATCGCCATGTACTTTCTTCCTCCGAGTCCCCGGTTTCTGGTGATGAGAGGACACGAGGAAGCTGCTAGCCATGTTCTCAGGAGGTTGAGAGCCATCTCAGATACGACGGAGGAACTCACGGTGATCAAGTCTTCCCTGAAAGATGAATATCAGTACAGTTTTTGGGATCTGTTTCGTTCCAAGGACAACATGAGGACCCGAATAATGATAGGCCTAACACTGGTGTTTTTTGTACAAATCACTGGCCAGCCAAATATATTATTCTATGCATCGACTGTTTTGAAGTCCGTTGGCTTCCAAAGCAACGAGGCGGCTAGCCTCGCCTCCACTGGGGTCGGGGTTGTCAAGGTCATCGGTACCATCCCGGCCACTCTTCTTGTAGACCACGTGGGGAGCAAAACCTTCCTCTGTGTCGGGTCCTCTGTGATGGCAGCTTCATTGGTGACCATGGGCATCGTGAATCTCCACATCCACATGAACATCACCAGTATCTGCAGAAGCCATAGCCCTGTCAACCAGTCCATGGAGGAGTCTGTGTTTTATGGACCAGGAAACCTGTCAGCCAGCAATGACATTGTTAGAGAGCCCTTTAAGGAGATCATGTCCCCCAGCAGAAGCTCACCAATGCCCACGAGAAATGACATGGACaagagaagggagatgacctCTGCATCCTTACCAAACGCTGGACTGAGCCAGACTGAACGCCAGCTAGTCACAGACCCAGAGGACGTCCCAGCTTTTTTGAAATGGCTGTCCTTAGCCAGCTTGCTTGTTTATGTTGCTGCTTTTTCAATTGGTCTAGGACCaa TTCCAAGGACTGAGCTGGGTTCACACCTGCGGCTGGGAGGCACGCAGCCTGAGACCCAGTCCCGAACCGCCCTCTCTAAGGAGAACAAGAAGTCATTTCACATCCATGGTCTGAGGCTATCAATTCTCCTAGGATTTTCAGAAGGGATCTGa
- the SLC2A12 gene encoding solute carrier family 2, facilitated glucose transporter member 12 isoform X4 — translation MVPVENTEGPSLLNLKGRAAEADGSDRASGRHPPRARGCGLFTLLSAVTAAVSGLLMGYELGLISGALLQIRTLLALTCHEQEMVVSSLLIGALLASLTGGVLIDRFGRRAAIILSSCLLGLGSLVLILSLSYPVLLVGRIAIGVSISLSSIATCVYIAEIAPQHRRGLLVSLNELMVVIGILFAYVSNYAFASISQGWKYMFGLVIPLGFLQAIAMYFLPPSPRFLVMRGHEEAASHVLRRLRAISDTTEELTVIKSSLKDEYQYSFWDLFRSKDNMRTRIMIGLTLVFFVQITGQPNILFYASTVLKSVGFQSNEAASLASTGVGVVKVIGTIPATLLVDHVGSKTFLCVGSSVMAASLVTMGIVNLHIHMNITSICRSHSPVNQSMEESVFYGPGNLSASNDIVREPFKEIMSPSRSSPMPTRNDMDKRREMTSASLPNAGLSQTERQLVTDPEDVPAFLKWLSLASLLVYVAAFSIGLGPSAVSSHVITGRR, via the exons GTTGTGGCCTGTTCACCCTCCTGTCGGCTGTCACTGCTGCCGTCAGTGGCCTCCTCATGGGCTATGAACTTGGGCTCATTTCCGGGGCTCTTCTCCAGATACGGACCTTGTTAGCGCTGACCTGCCACGAGCAGGAAATGGTGGTGAGCTCCCTGCTCATCGGAGCCTTGCTGGCCTCGCTCACTGGAGGGGTCCTGATTGACAGGTTCGGCAGAAGGGCTGCCATCATCCTGTCGTCCTGCCTCCTCGGGCTCGGAAGCCTGGTCCTGATCCTCAGTCTGTCGTATCCCGTTCTTCTAGTGGGCCGCATTGCTATAGGGGTGtccatctccctctcttccaTTGCCACTTGTGTGTACATCGCGGAGATTGCCCCGCAGCACAGAAGAGGCCTTCTTGTGTCACTGAACGAGCTGATGGTTGTCATTGGCATTCTGTTTGCCTACGTTTCCAATTACGCCTTCGCCAGCATTTCCCAGGGCTGGAAGTACATGTTCGGCCTCGTCATTCCCTTGGGATTTCTACAGGCGATCGCCATGTACTTTCTTCCTCCGAGTCCCCGGTTTCTGGTGATGAGAGGACACGAGGAAGCTGCTAGCCATGTTCTCAGGAGGTTGAGAGCCATCTCAGATACGACGGAGGAACTCACGGTGATCAAGTCTTCCCTGAAAGATGAATATCAGTACAGTTTTTGGGATCTGTTTCGTTCCAAGGACAACATGAGGACCCGAATAATGATAGGCCTAACACTGGTGTTTTTTGTACAAATCACTGGCCAGCCAAATATATTATTCTATGCATCGACTGTTTTGAAGTCCGTTGGCTTCCAAAGCAACGAGGCGGCTAGCCTCGCCTCCACTGGGGTCGGGGTTGTCAAGGTCATCGGTACCATCCCGGCCACTCTTCTTGTAGACCACGTGGGGAGCAAAACCTTCCTCTGTGTCGGGTCCTCTGTGATGGCAGCTTCATTGGTGACCATGGGCATCGTGAATCTCCACATCCACATGAACATCACCAGTATCTGCAGAAGCCATAGCCCTGTCAACCAGTCCATGGAGGAGTCTGTGTTTTATGGACCAGGAAACCTGTCAGCCAGCAATGACATTGTTAGAGAGCCCTTTAAGGAGATCATGTCCCCCAGCAGAAGCTCACCAATGCCCACGAGAAATGACATGGACaagagaagggagatgacctCTGCATCCTTACCAAACGCTGGACTGAGCCAGACTGAACGCCAGCTAGTCACAGACCCAGAGGACGTCCCAGCTTTTTTGAAATGGCTGTCCTTAGCCAGCTTGCTTGTTTATGTTGCTGCTTTTTCAATTGGTCTAGGACCaa GCGCTGTGTCATCTCACGTCATCACAGGAAGAAGGTGA
- the SLC2A12 gene encoding solute carrier family 2, facilitated glucose transporter member 12 isoform X2, whose protein sequence is MGYELGLISGALLQIRTLLALTCHEQEMVVSSLLIGALLASLTGGVLIDRFGRRAAIILSSCLLGLGSLVLILSLSYPVLLVGRIAIGVSISLSSIATCVYIAEIAPQHRRGLLVSLNELMVVIGILFAYVSNYAFASISQGWKYMFGLVIPLGFLQAIAMYFLPPSPRFLVMRGHEEAASHVLRRLRAISDTTEELTVIKSSLKDEYQYSFWDLFRSKDNMRTRIMIGLTLVFFVQITGQPNILFYASTVLKSVGFQSNEAASLASTGVGVVKVIGTIPATLLVDHVGSKTFLCVGSSVMAASLVTMGIVNLHIHMNITSICRSHSPVNQSMEESVFYGPGNLSASNDIVREPFKEIMSPSRSSPMPTRNDMDKRREMTSASLPNAGLSQTERQLVTDPEDVPAFLKWLSLASLLVYVAAFSIGLGPMPWLLLSEIFPGGIRGRAIALTSIMNWGINLLISLTFLTVTDHIGLPWVCFFYTIMSLASLAFVVVFIPQTKGCSLEQISTELAKANYVKNNICFMSHHQEELVPKQLQERKPQEQLSECKKLCERGQAGQLSPET, encoded by the exons ATGGGCTATGAACTTGGGCTCATTTCCGGGGCTCTTCTCCAGATACGGACCTTGTTAGCGCTGACCTGCCACGAGCAGGAAATGGTGGTGAGCTCCCTGCTCATCGGAGCCTTGCTGGCCTCGCTCACTGGAGGGGTCCTGATTGACAGGTTCGGCAGAAGGGCTGCCATCATCCTGTCGTCCTGCCTCCTCGGGCTCGGAAGCCTGGTCCTGATCCTCAGTCTGTCGTATCCCGTTCTTCTAGTGGGCCGCATTGCTATAGGGGTGtccatctccctctcttccaTTGCCACTTGTGTGTACATCGCGGAGATTGCCCCGCAGCACAGAAGAGGCCTTCTTGTGTCACTGAACGAGCTGATGGTTGTCATTGGCATTCTGTTTGCCTACGTTTCCAATTACGCCTTCGCCAGCATTTCCCAGGGCTGGAAGTACATGTTCGGCCTCGTCATTCCCTTGGGATTTCTACAGGCGATCGCCATGTACTTTCTTCCTCCGAGTCCCCGGTTTCTGGTGATGAGAGGACACGAGGAAGCTGCTAGCCATGTTCTCAGGAGGTTGAGAGCCATCTCAGATACGACGGAGGAACTCACGGTGATCAAGTCTTCCCTGAAAGATGAATATCAGTACAGTTTTTGGGATCTGTTTCGTTCCAAGGACAACATGAGGACCCGAATAATGATAGGCCTAACACTGGTGTTTTTTGTACAAATCACTGGCCAGCCAAATATATTATTCTATGCATCGACTGTTTTGAAGTCCGTTGGCTTCCAAAGCAACGAGGCGGCTAGCCTCGCCTCCACTGGGGTCGGGGTTGTCAAGGTCATCGGTACCATCCCGGCCACTCTTCTTGTAGACCACGTGGGGAGCAAAACCTTCCTCTGTGTCGGGTCCTCTGTGATGGCAGCTTCATTGGTGACCATGGGCATCGTGAATCTCCACATCCACATGAACATCACCAGTATCTGCAGAAGCCATAGCCCTGTCAACCAGTCCATGGAGGAGTCTGTGTTTTATGGACCAGGAAACCTGTCAGCCAGCAATGACATTGTTAGAGAGCCCTTTAAGGAGATCATGTCCCCCAGCAGAAGCTCACCAATGCCCACGAGAAATGACATGGACaagagaagggagatgacctCTGCATCCTTACCAAACGCTGGACTGAGCCAGACTGAACGCCAGCTAGTCACAGACCCAGAGGACGTCCCAGCTTTTTTGAAATGGCTGTCCTTAGCCAGCTTGCTTGTTTATGTTGCTGCTTTTTCAATTGGTCTAGGACCaa TGCCCTGGCTGCTGCTGAGCGAGATTTTTCCTGGAGGAATTCGCGGACGAGCCATTGCCTTAACTTCCATCATGAACTGGGGCATCAACCTCCTCATCTCTCTGACATTTTTGACTGTGACGG ATCACATTGGCCTGCCATGGGTGTGCTTCTTCTATACAATCATGAGTCTGGCGTCCCTGGCCTTTGTTGTTGTGTTTATACCTCAGACAAAGGGATGCTCTTTGGAACAAATATCGACGGAGCTGGCAAAAGC